A single genomic interval of Koleobacter methoxysyntrophicus harbors:
- a CDS encoding S-layer homology domain-containing protein gives MKRKLLALAVAVIFILGTVATGFAADFKDVENADCKNAVTKLSALGIISGFPDGTFRPAEPVTRAQMAKIIVTAAGVGNAAQYAAGITKYSDVPASHWASGYINVASDMGIIQGYGDGRFGPEDQVTYAQAITMIVRALGYEPKAKALGGYPGGYLTVAAEKEITDGVTVVGSLVANRGDIALMISNSLTVPMMVQKTWGQFPEYAEDENQTLLKKLGVTELEGVRVVANKRVNDTLKDNELKLSNGKIYTIKFDGNAEYLFGLQVTAWIKSSDLIGVEIETDVFFDAVKEDGGELKLVGAGKKYSFADEVAVYVNGEEEEENFDFAGFVADYAKVVLDDDGKVAFVDAYEWTDFIAVEEVEGDVVYGYGDELDLEDWTVVKDGKSIAVKDIKEGDILFYNESAEYAEVYNKSYKGKIEKVYDDSFKIAGKEFDYEFDALSGGALYADDNELKNFDANVADDMKEEGGVVEVFVDRHGNAILVFGDTGEAETSTFYAYVIENASKYEIRNKEYYNLDVVNEKGKEVKYDIAAEDAEKWGIDGLEARTVVKIEVDEDGDVVGVEILEPNGTDITFKTDDSYVNGKKLLSSAIVFDIEDYTVDVDDIVVSTLGKADFDEVKKGDIYVDDEDRVVVIVVKESDKETDETDYTAVAIADRKKVTGKDIWRLDLNIDGKEVTYYTKDGKVSVAADVYEGMFVKVTVDGKTDEITGCTILDTEESARVVEGTVNSRSTRDLTLEVGDTTYRLDDATILDATDDYAVIRIRDLAVGDNVKILLVSDGSRYAKYVVKTE, from the coding sequence ATGAAGAGAAAACTGTTAGCACTAGCCGTAGCTGTAATATTCATCCTCGGCACAGTAGCAACAGGTTTTGCGGCAGATTTCAAGGATGTCGAAAATGCTGACTGCAAAAATGCCGTGACAAAACTTTCTGCATTGGGGATCATAAGCGGTTTCCCAGACGGGACATTCAGGCCCGCAGAACCGGTAACAAGGGCACAGATGGCAAAAATAATTGTCACAGCGGCGGGTGTTGGAAACGCTGCCCAATATGCTGCAGGGATCACAAAATACAGTGATGTGCCCGCAAGCCATTGGGCATCCGGTTATATCAATGTAGCTTCCGATATGGGTATCATTCAGGGCTATGGTGACGGTAGATTCGGCCCTGAAGATCAGGTTACCTATGCACAGGCCATTACCATGATCGTAAGGGCTCTCGGCTATGAGCCAAAAGCTAAAGCTCTTGGCGGATATCCCGGTGGGTATCTGACAGTAGCTGCTGAGAAAGAGATCACCGATGGCGTCACTGTGGTAGGCAGCCTTGTGGCAAACCGCGGCGATATCGCATTGATGATAAGCAATTCTCTTACCGTACCCATGATGGTGCAGAAGACCTGGGGACAGTTCCCCGAGTACGCAGAAGATGAAAACCAGACCCTTCTGAAGAAACTCGGCGTAACCGAACTTGAAGGGGTAAGGGTAGTTGCCAACAAGAGGGTCAATGACACCCTGAAGGACAACGAACTGAAGCTCAGCAACGGCAAAATCTACACGATCAAATTTGACGGCAATGCAGAGTACCTGTTCGGACTGCAGGTAACTGCGTGGATTAAGAGCAGTGACCTTATAGGCGTTGAGATTGAGACCGACGTATTCTTCGACGCAGTTAAGGAAGACGGCGGCGAGCTGAAGCTGGTCGGAGCAGGTAAGAAATACAGCTTTGCCGATGAAGTAGCCGTATATGTTAACGGAGAAGAAGAAGAAGAAAACTTCGACTTCGCCGGTTTTGTTGCCGACTACGCTAAGGTAGTCCTGGACGACGACGGAAAGGTAGCCTTCGTGGACGCCTATGAATGGACTGACTTCATAGCGGTTGAAGAAGTGGAGGGCGATGTAGTATACGGTTACGGCGACGAGCTTGACCTGGAAGACTGGACAGTGGTCAAGGACGGCAAGTCCATAGCCGTTAAAGACATCAAAGAGGGCGACATTCTGTTCTACAACGAATCTGCTGAGTATGCGGAAGTTTACAACAAGTCCTACAAGGGCAAGATTGAAAAGGTATATGACGACTCCTTCAAGATTGCCGGCAAAGAATTCGACTATGAATTCGATGCTCTCAGTGGTGGCGCATTGTATGCCGACGACAACGAACTGAAGAATTTTGATGCCAATGTTGCCGACGACATGAAGGAAGAAGGCGGAGTCGTTGAAGTATTCGTAGACAGGCACGGCAATGCAATTCTTGTGTTCGGCGATACCGGCGAGGCTGAAACCAGCACCTTCTATGCATACGTAATCGAAAATGCCAGCAAGTACGAGATCAGGAATAAAGAGTACTATAACCTCGACGTTGTAAACGAAAAGGGTAAAGAAGTTAAATACGACATTGCTGCGGAGGATGCAGAGAAGTGGGGAATAGATGGGCTTGAGGCCAGAACTGTGGTTAAGATCGAAGTGGACGAAGACGGGGATGTTGTTGGAGTTGAAATACTGGAGCCAAATGGTACAGATATTACTTTCAAAACAGATGACAGCTACGTAAATGGTAAGAAGCTTCTGTCCAGCGCGATTGTGTTCGATATCGAGGACTACACTGTAGATGTGGACGACATCGTTGTAAGCACCCTTGGCAAGGCCGATTTCGACGAAGTAAAGAAAGGTGATATCTACGTTGACGATGAGGACAGAGTGGTTGTAATAGTGGTCAAAGAATCCGATAAGGAAACCGATGAAACTGACTACACTGCAGTTGCAATAGCAGATCGCAAGAAGGTAACCGGTAAGGATATCTGGAGGCTTGATCTAAACATAGACGGCAAAGAAGTGACTTACTACACCAAAGACGGCAAGGTTTCTGTTGCTGCCGATGTATATGAAGGAATGTTCGTAAAAGTAACTGTAGACGGCAAAACTGATGAAATCACAGGATGCACAATTTTAGATACTGAGGAGTCAGCAAGAGTTGTAGAAGGCACAGTTAATTCAAGGAGCACCAGGGATCTGACCTTGGAAGTTGGCGACACAACCTACAGGCTGGACGATGCTACGATCCTCGATGCAACCGACGACTATGCAGTAATCAGAATCAGAGACCTGGCTGTCGGCGACAACGTAAAAATACTCCTTGTATCTGACGGTTCGAGATATGCTAAATACGTAGTAAAGACTGAATAA
- a CDS encoding REP-associated tyrosine transposase: MPRKPREKSGTGIYHVILRGINKQRIFEDDQDYEKLLETLKDCKEKSGYEIYAYCFMSNHIHLLIKEGEEDLGTVFRRVGATYVYWYNWKYNRRGHLFQDRYKSETVETERYFLTVLRYIHQNPLKAGMVKKAAEYPWSSYGEYIKKPKICDTEFALSLFSKDREEAIKLFKKFNLEENRDQCLEYDQNMRWKDPEAAEFIKRISGVQSPLEIQHFEKEKRNQIIKKLKNNGISIRQLERLTGVSFGVIRRI, encoded by the coding sequence ATGCCAAGAAAACCAAGGGAGAAAAGCGGAACAGGAATTTACCATGTTATTTTAAGAGGGATCAATAAACAAAGAATATTTGAAGATGATCAGGATTATGAAAAACTGCTGGAAACACTAAAAGACTGTAAAGAAAAAAGTGGTTATGAAATTTATGCTTACTGCTTTATGAGTAACCATATACATTTATTGATCAAAGAAGGAGAAGAAGATTTAGGAACAGTGTTTCGAAGGGTTGGAGCAACTTATGTATATTGGTATAACTGGAAGTATAATCGGCGAGGTCATTTATTTCAAGACCGATATAAAAGTGAAACAGTTGAGACTGAAAGATATTTTTTAACAGTCCTTCGTTATATTCACCAAAACCCGTTAAAAGCAGGAATGGTAAAGAAAGCTGCAGAATACCCATGGAGCAGTTACGGAGAATACATAAAAAAGCCGAAGATTTGCGATACAGAGTTTGCTCTCAGTTTATTTTCTAAAGATCGAGAAGAAGCCATAAAGCTATTTAAGAAATTTAATTTAGAGGAAAACAGGGATCAATGTTTAGAGTACGATCAAAATATGAGATGGAAAGATCCAGAGGCCGCAGAATTTATAAAAAGGATTTCCGGAGTTCAAAGTCCACTAGAGATCCAACACTTTGAAAAAGAAAAGAGGAATCAAATAATCAAAAAATTAAAGAATAATGGGATTTCAATAAGACAGCTGGAAAGATTAACAGGAGTTAGCTTTGGTGTAATAAGACGAATATAA
- a CDS encoding AAA family ATPase yields MFKEFLNDFKDFKSQLNSRFDNLEAEVNGINARIDGLNGEVNRINGRIDGISRELNAVNTRMDNLEKTIDARIDALSSEVNAVNTRIDNLEKTVDTRINGLSSEVDAINAGIDDLESAVNSRIDGLGREVNAVNTRIDGLSREVNGINTRIDGLSSEVNTINTRIDGLSSEMNSANSKLNNLEIEVGAVKTRQEENTQILRALEHGAEVHKAELDNVNFRLSNIEGSVREIKEAQKSVYEIVGEHEVSIRTLRRKPV; encoded by the coding sequence ATGTTTAAAGAATTCCTGAATGATTTTAAGGATTTTAAAAGCCAGCTCAATTCGAGGTTTGACAATCTTGAGGCTGAAGTAAATGGGATCAATGCAAGGATAGACGGTTTAAACGGCGAAGTAAACAGGATTAATGGCAGGATAGACGGTATTAGCAGAGAACTAAATGCTGTTAACACAAGGATGGATAATCTGGAGAAAACGATTGATGCGAGGATAGACGCTTTAAGCAGTGAAGTAAATGCTGTTAACACAAGGATAGACAATCTTGAGAAAACGGTTGACACAAGGATAAACGGTTTGAGCAGTGAAGTAGATGCGATCAATGCAGGGATAGACGATCTAGAGAGTGCGGTTAACTCAAGGATAGACGGTCTGGGCAGAGAGGTAAATGCCGTCAATACCAGGATAGACGGTTTGAGCAGAGAGGTAAACGGAATCAATACCAGGATAGACGGCCTGAGCAGTGAGGTAAATACCATCAATACCAGGATAGACGGTCTAAGCAGTGAAATGAATTCGGCAAATTCAAAACTTAATAATCTGGAAATTGAAGTAGGGGCAGTAAAGACCCGTCAGGAAGAAAATACGCAAATCTTGAGGGCATTGGAACACGGAGCAGAAGTCCATAAGGCAGAATTAGACAACGTTAATTTTAGGTTATCGAATATTGAGGGCTCTGTAAGAGAAATAAAAGAGGCCCAAAAATCTGTTTACGAGATAGTCGGAGAACATGAAGTTTCAATCAGGACTTTAAGGCGCAAACCGGTATAG
- a CDS encoding HEPN domain-containing protein — MNKKELISYWVETAKRDYHTMLNLYRSKDYHWSLFMGHLVIEKLLKALYVQNVSNNPPRTHDLLRLADECKINTTEEQKDLLDFITTFNISARYPDYEQSFYKKCTCDFTFKNIKKIKELKKWLMSLLDHK, encoded by the coding sequence ATGAATAAAAAAGAACTGATATCTTATTGGGTAGAAACAGCTAAACGTGATTACCATACAATGTTAAACTTATATCGAAGTAAAGATTATCATTGGAGTCTCTTTATGGGGCATTTAGTAATAGAAAAACTTTTAAAAGCCCTATATGTTCAAAATGTAAGTAATAATCCTCCAAGAACTCACGACTTGTTAAGATTGGCAGATGAATGTAAGATAAATACAACTGAAGAACAAAAAGATTTGTTAGATTTTATTACTACATTTAATATAAGTGCCAGATACCCTGATTATGAACAGAGTTTTTATAAAAAATGTACATGCGATTTTACCTTTAAGAATATTAAAAAAATAAAGGAGTTGAAAAAATGGTTGATGTCGCTGTTAGATCACAAATAG
- a CDS encoding nucleotidyltransferase domain-containing protein, with the protein MVDVAVRSQIEHIAREYAKLISKEMKVEGVYLFGSYVKGDYSEDSDIDIAVISDEFVGDIIEDTFKLMKLRRKVDNRIEPHPIKKNDLNEPFIKEILGKSLRID; encoded by the coding sequence ATGGTTGATGTCGCTGTTAGATCACAAATAGAACATATAGCCAGAGAATATGCTAAGCTTATATCAAAGGAAATGAAAGTTGAAGGTGTATATTTATTTGGGTCATATGTAAAAGGTGATTACTCCGAAGACAGTGATATAGATATAGCTGTAATCTCAGATGAATTTGTGGGAGATATAATAGAGGATACATTTAAACTTATGAAACTTAGGAGAAAGGTTGATAATAGGATAGAACCACATCCTATTAAAAAAAACGATTTAAATGAACCTTTTATTAAAGAAATATTGGGGAAAAGCCTGAGGATAGACTAG
- a CDS encoding type IV toxin-antitoxin system AbiEi family antitoxin domain-containing protein, with the protein MIEKDVLYNEFKKHGGVLRASELNALGLSSRQIKKLLENGIITKIKHGYYELSDNIYPEEVVIARLFPGAVIFLESALAHYGYTDRIPSAWQIAVDRHSEKSQYKIDYPLIKPFYLEPKLLKIGIDTIKVEGIKVKIFNRDRTICDVLKYENKLEREVFSNAIRRYVKDNKKNVRRLFEYAEIFSIKKKVQTYIGVWL; encoded by the coding sequence ATGATTGAAAAAGATGTTCTTTATAATGAATTTAAAAAACATGGCGGGGTTCTAAGAGCGTCAGAACTTAATGCACTAGGGCTTTCAAGTCGACAAATAAAGAAGCTTTTAGAGAATGGTATTATTACGAAGATTAAGCACGGCTACTATGAACTATCAGATAATATCTATCCTGAAGAAGTAGTTATAGCTAGACTATTTCCTGGGGCTGTAATTTTTCTTGAAAGTGCACTAGCGCATTATGGTTATACAGATAGAATACCGTCGGCATGGCAAATAGCGGTGGATAGACATAGTGAAAAAAGTCAGTACAAAATCGATTATCCGCTGATAAAGCCTTTTTATCTTGAACCAAAACTGCTAAAAATCGGTATAGATACAATTAAAGTAGAAGGTATAAAGGTTAAAATATTTAATCGTGATCGAACTATATGTGATGTTCTAAAGTATGAGAATAAACTGGAGAGAGAAGTATTCAGTAATGCAATTAGGCGGTATGTAAAAGACAATAAGAAAAATGTGAGAAGACTATTTGAATACGCTGAAATATTTAGTATAAAGAAAAAAGTGCAGACCTATATAGGAGTATGGTTATAA
- a CDS encoding nucleotidyl transferase AbiEii/AbiGii toxin family protein, with protein sequence MVDMAASVLARLKNRSRKQGIQLQQLLNFFCQEEFIRRLSQSSYRDNLILKGGFLLYLISEFTTRPTVDADYLLKNYSNNIDAIEKLVREIISLPSKNDYIKFEIRGLEVIREIKEYHGVRVNLTGFVGNTKTPFSIDFGVGDIIVPSAVERTLPVLLPEFEKPKVLTYSLESTVAEKLDAIISLMEATGRMKDFYDIYYLATTFDFEGRKLQEAIYETLSNRGTSYEKDSVAVISRLAKDAEIQKRWSNFCKKVLKYELSFSDVVEVIINFILPPYQSIIQEDEFFKTWRYKDRKYV encoded by the coding sequence ATGGTTGATATGGCAGCATCAGTTTTAGCTAGGCTAAAAAACAGGTCAAGAAAACAAGGTATTCAACTACAACAGCTGCTAAATTTCTTTTGTCAAGAAGAGTTTATTCGAAGGCTTTCTCAATCAAGCTACAGAGACAACCTCATTCTAAAAGGAGGATTTCTATTATATTTAATTAGTGAATTTACCACGAGGCCGACAGTTGATGCAGATTACCTTTTAAAGAATTATTCAAATAATATAGATGCCATCGAAAAGCTTGTTAGGGAAATCATTTCTTTACCTAGCAAAAATGACTATATTAAGTTTGAAATTAGAGGTTTAGAGGTAATCAGAGAGATTAAGGAGTACCATGGTGTCAGAGTTAATCTTACAGGTTTTGTCGGAAATACAAAGACGCCTTTTAGTATCGATTTTGGGGTGGGGGATATTATTGTACCTTCAGCAGTTGAGAGAACACTGCCGGTACTGCTTCCAGAGTTTGAAAAACCCAAAGTCTTAACCTATTCTTTAGAGTCTACAGTAGCAGAAAAATTAGATGCTATCATATCTCTAATGGAAGCCACGGGACGCATGAAGGATTTTTATGATATATATTACCTAGCCACAACATTTGACTTTGAGGGTAGAAAGCTTCAAGAAGCAATTTACGAGACCCTCTCTAATCGAGGCACATCATATGAAAAAGACTCTGTTGCTGTCATTTCTAGATTAGCAAAGGATGCTGAAATTCAGAAGCGGTGGAGTAATTTCTGTAAGAAAGTATTGAAATATGAACTGAGCTTTAGTGATGTAGTTGAGGTGATCATTAATTTCATATTACCACCTTATCAATCAATAATTCAAGAGGATGAATTCTTTAAGACCTGGAGATATAAAGATAGAAAGTATGTTTAA
- a CDS encoding SIR2 family NAD-dependent protein deacylase — protein MKALKNLKDLIGKTADLIRNSEKTVALTGAGISTESGIPDYRSKGTGLWEKFDPIAKASATALLSDPAEFYRFNLPRWTAYRDAEPNTAHRALAKLEEAGLLFSLITQNIDGLHIKAGSMRVWEVHGHLRTCRCMKCSSSYPFTELTRQFEKGTNPPVCPKCSGVLRPDVVLFEDPMGKDYLRALEDLRGCRLLIVVGSSLAVYPVADMPSYAQKLVIVNREPTPWDSRAEVVAHCSAGEFFEGLLEALGL, from the coding sequence GTGAAAGCCTTGAAAAACCTGAAGGATTTGATCGGCAAAACAGCAGATCTCATAAGGAATTCCGAAAAGACCGTTGCCCTGACGGGGGCCGGCATTAGCACCGAAAGCGGGATTCCGGACTACAGGAGCAAGGGGACGGGTCTGTGGGAAAAATTCGACCCTATTGCTAAAGCCAGCGCAACTGCCCTGCTTTCCGACCCGGCAGAATTTTACCGCTTCAACCTGCCCCGCTGGACCGCCTACCGGGATGCGGAACCCAATACGGCCCACAGGGCCCTTGCGAAGCTGGAGGAAGCAGGCCTCCTCTTCTCCCTGATAACCCAGAACATAGACGGCCTGCACATCAAGGCAGGCTCAATGAGGGTATGGGAGGTTCACGGCCACCTCCGGACCTGCCGGTGTATGAAATGCAGCAGCAGCTATCCCTTCACCGAGCTTACCCGGCAGTTTGAAAAGGGCACTAACCCGCCCGTATGTCCCAAATGTTCCGGAGTCTTAAGGCCCGATGTCGTCCTGTTTGAGGACCCTATGGGGAAGGACTACTTGAGGGCACTGGAGGACCTCAGGGGCTGCCGGCTCCTGATAGTAGTAGGCAGCAGCCTTGCGGTATACCCGGTAGCGGATATGCCTTCCTATGCCCAAAAACTGGTGATAGTGAACAGAGAGCCCACTCCCTGGGATAGCCGTGCCGAAGTGGTGGCCCACTGTTCTGCGGGGGAGTTCTTCGAGGGCCTGCTTGAAGCCCTCGGGCTGTAA